In Arthrobacter sp. CDRTa11, one DNA window encodes the following:
- a CDS encoding maleylacetate reductase, with protein MTHQFVYEALPMRVRFGVNSLSTLPEELDQIGLKRVLVLCSPEQEETGNRVAEALGERCVGVLPEAVMHVPNEVAQRASDEAARVGADGCVAVGGGSAIGLGKAIALKHGLPIVAVPTTYAGSEMTPVWGLTTDGRKETGKDPRVLPRSVVYDPELTATLPAAMSVTSGINAIAHAVEALYAPDATPIISLMAEEGVRALVAALPAIVADSSDLEARSNALYGSWLCGACLGATTMSLHHKLCHALGGTLNLPHAQTHTVVLPHALAFNQPAAPEATAALSRALGGAADPAERLWQIAGELNAPRSLAELGMKEEDIDRIAEEATSRSYGNPRPITYDDVRGILHAAWAGKPPSANPTV; from the coding sequence ATGACCCACCAGTTTGTATACGAAGCCCTCCCCATGCGGGTGCGCTTCGGCGTCAACTCCCTCTCGACCCTTCCCGAAGAACTCGACCAGATCGGCCTAAAGCGCGTCCTGGTCCTATGCTCTCCTGAACAGGAAGAGACCGGCAACCGCGTAGCCGAGGCCTTGGGTGAGCGCTGCGTCGGTGTTCTCCCGGAAGCCGTCATGCACGTGCCCAACGAAGTTGCACAGCGGGCAAGCGACGAAGCTGCCAGGGTCGGTGCCGACGGGTGCGTCGCTGTCGGCGGCGGCTCAGCAATCGGACTCGGCAAAGCAATCGCCCTCAAGCACGGGCTGCCGATCGTTGCCGTCCCCACCACGTACGCCGGATCAGAAATGACCCCCGTCTGGGGACTGACCACCGACGGACGCAAGGAAACCGGCAAGGACCCCCGGGTTCTGCCCCGCAGCGTCGTCTACGATCCCGAGCTCACGGCGACCCTGCCGGCCGCCATGTCCGTGACCAGCGGCATCAACGCCATCGCCCACGCCGTGGAAGCCCTCTACGCCCCGGATGCAACGCCGATCATCTCGCTGATGGCCGAAGAGGGCGTCCGGGCCCTCGTCGCAGCGCTGCCCGCGATCGTGGCCGACAGCTCCGACCTCGAAGCCCGCAGCAACGCCCTCTACGGATCGTGGCTGTGCGGTGCCTGCCTGGGCGCCACCACCATGTCACTGCACCACAAGCTCTGCCACGCACTCGGCGGAACCCTCAACCTGCCGCACGCCCAAACCCACACCGTCGTCCTCCCCCACGCCCTGGCCTTCAACCAGCCCGCCGCTCCCGAAGCGACGGCCGCCCTGTCACGGGCACTCGGTGGCGCCGCAGATCCCGCCGAGAGGCTGTGGCAGATCGCCGGCGAACTGAATGCCCCCCGGTCCCTGGCCGAGCTGGGCATGAAGGAAGAAGACATCGACCGCATCGCCGAAGAAGCGACCAGCCGCTCTTACGGCAACCCCCGCCCGATCACCTACGACGACGTCCGCGGCATCCTGCACGCGGCATGGGCCGGCAAGCCACCGAGCGCCAACCCCACCGTCTGA
- the mmsB gene encoding multiple monosaccharide ABC transporter permease translates to MTVTAPRGSQRKDAPSAAAVVHTGTSEIRELLTRNLRTSGIYIALVAIVALFAGLTGGASLGPGNITNIVLQYSYILILAIGMVIVIIAGHIDLSVGSVVALTGAVSAVVVIQYGQPWWVGVLAALATGLAIGAWHGYWVAYVGIPAFIVTLAGMLLFRGLTLVVLNNVSLSPFPADYGQIASGFLNGLLGGQGYDLFTLLIFAIAVIGYSFNQYRTRKTLISYNQLVPSFPLFIAKILVIAIAVMVFAWQLAIARGMPLVLIMLAILIMVYSVIMQRSVFGRQVYAIGGNVVAAALSGVKVRTVNFWIFVNMGLLSAVAGIVFSSRSNGAQPGAGNMFELDAIAAAFIGGAAVTGGVGKVVGAMAGGLIMAVMSNGMQLMGIDQSVQSVVKGLVLMLAVAFDIYNKRRAGSR, encoded by the coding sequence ATGACCGTGACAGCCCCCCGGGGATCCCAAAGGAAAGATGCGCCGTCCGCAGCAGCGGTCGTCCACACCGGAACCAGCGAAATCCGTGAGCTGTTAACCCGTAACTTGCGTACCAGCGGCATTTACATCGCACTCGTGGCCATCGTGGCCCTGTTCGCAGGACTCACCGGCGGCGCCTCACTCGGTCCCGGAAACATCACCAACATCGTCCTGCAGTACTCCTACATCCTGATCCTGGCCATCGGCATGGTCATCGTGATCATCGCCGGTCACATCGACCTCTCCGTGGGCTCCGTCGTCGCCTTGACCGGCGCAGTGTCGGCGGTCGTCGTCATCCAATACGGACAGCCCTGGTGGGTCGGCGTCCTCGCAGCCCTCGCCACCGGCCTCGCTATTGGAGCCTGGCACGGATACTGGGTCGCCTACGTCGGAATTCCTGCGTTCATCGTCACCCTCGCCGGAATGCTCCTCTTCCGCGGCCTGACCCTGGTCGTGCTCAACAACGTCTCCCTCTCTCCCTTCCCGGCTGACTACGGCCAGATCGCATCCGGCTTCCTCAACGGTCTGCTCGGGGGCCAAGGATACGACCTCTTCACACTCCTCATCTTCGCCATCGCCGTGATCGGCTACTCCTTCAACCAGTACCGGACCCGCAAGACCCTGATCAGCTACAACCAGCTCGTCCCGTCATTTCCGCTGTTCATCGCCAAAATCCTCGTTATCGCCATCGCAGTCATGGTCTTCGCCTGGCAGCTGGCCATCGCCCGCGGCATGCCGCTTGTCCTGATCATGCTGGCCATCCTCATCATGGTCTACAGCGTCATCATGCAGCGAAGCGTCTTCGGCCGCCAGGTCTACGCCATCGGCGGCAACGTCGTCGCAGCAGCCCTCTCTGGTGTCAAGGTCCGCACCGTCAACTTCTGGATCTTCGTCAACATGGGCCTCCTCTCCGCAGTGGCCGGTATCGTTTTCTCCTCGCGCTCCAACGGCGCCCAGCCCGGCGCGGGCAACATGTTCGAACTCGACGCGATTGCCGCGGCTTTCATCGGCGGCGCGGCCGTTACCGGCGGCGTCGGAAAAGTCGTGGGAGCCATGGCCGGCGGCCTGATCATGGCCGTCATGAGCAACGGCATGCAGCTGATGGGCATCGACCAGTCCGTGCAATCAGTCGTCAAGGGCCTGGTCCTGATGCTGGCCGTCGCCTTCGATATCTACAACAAGCGCCGCGCCGGTTCCCGCTAA
- the mmsA gene encoding multiple monosaccharide ABC transporter ATP-binding protein yields MADHILEMQSITKTFPGVKALSGVSLAVERGEVHAICGENGAGKSTLMKVLSGVYPAGSYGGEILFKGQTCSFSGIRDSEHAGIVIIHQELALVPHLSIAENIFLGNERRGASGLIDWHKTNAEAAELLASVGLREEPTTPVGQLGVGKQQLVEIAKALSKEVQLLILDEPTAALNDNDSAHLLDLVRALRDRGITSIIISHKLNEIEAIADHTTVIRDGKTVETLDMTDPDVNVDRIIRGMVGRDLEAFYPDRDSNPGEVVLRVEDWTVRHPTQDRLVVDGASFEVRAGEVIGVAGLMGAGRTELMMSLFGRSYGKFVSGRIFMHGKEIHTRSVAAAIEARIAYATEDRKAFGLNLIDDIARNISAASLGKLASWGFVNHHEEARAAEFAMKSMNIKAPNVKSIVGKLSGGNQQKVVLSKWLLTDPEVLILDEPTRGIDVGAKYEIYTLINSFVDAGKAVVVISSDLLELLGTCDRIYALSAGRITGQLPAAEASEERLMTLMTKEKELTA; encoded by the coding sequence ATGGCCGACCACATCCTGGAAATGCAATCCATCACCAAGACCTTCCCCGGCGTCAAAGCGCTCTCCGGCGTATCGCTGGCCGTGGAACGCGGTGAGGTCCACGCGATCTGCGGCGAGAACGGCGCAGGGAAGTCCACCCTCATGAAAGTCCTCTCCGGCGTCTACCCCGCCGGCAGCTACGGGGGTGAGATCCTGTTCAAGGGACAAACGTGTTCTTTCTCCGGCATCCGGGATTCAGAGCACGCCGGCATCGTGATCATCCACCAGGAACTGGCCCTCGTGCCGCACCTGTCGATCGCCGAGAACATCTTCCTGGGCAACGAGCGCCGCGGCGCATCAGGACTGATCGACTGGCACAAGACGAACGCCGAGGCCGCCGAACTCCTCGCATCCGTCGGTCTGCGGGAAGAGCCCACTACCCCGGTCGGACAGCTTGGCGTCGGCAAGCAGCAACTGGTTGAAATCGCCAAAGCCCTGTCCAAGGAAGTGCAGCTGCTCATCCTCGACGAGCCGACCGCGGCGCTCAACGATAACGACTCCGCCCACCTGCTCGACTTGGTCCGGGCCCTCCGTGACCGCGGCATCACCTCGATCATCATTTCCCACAAACTCAACGAAATCGAAGCAATTGCCGACCACACCACCGTCATCCGGGACGGAAAGACCGTGGAAACCCTGGACATGACGGACCCCGACGTGAACGTCGACCGCATAATCCGCGGAATGGTCGGCCGGGACCTCGAAGCGTTCTATCCCGACCGTGATTCGAACCCGGGCGAGGTCGTTCTCCGGGTGGAGGACTGGACGGTCAGGCACCCCACCCAGGACCGTCTGGTCGTCGATGGCGCCAGCTTTGAAGTCCGCGCCGGAGAAGTCATCGGCGTCGCCGGACTCATGGGTGCCGGACGCACCGAACTGATGATGAGCCTGTTCGGCCGCTCCTACGGCAAGTTCGTATCAGGCAGAATCTTCATGCACGGCAAGGAGATCCACACCCGATCCGTCGCCGCAGCCATCGAAGCACGGATCGCCTACGCCACCGAAGACCGCAAGGCCTTTGGCCTCAACCTCATCGATGACATCGCCCGCAACATCTCAGCCGCATCACTGGGCAAACTTGCGAGCTGGGGATTCGTCAATCACCACGAAGAGGCCCGTGCGGCTGAGTTCGCGATGAAGTCGATGAACATCAAAGCCCCCAACGTGAAATCGATCGTCGGCAAGCTCTCCGGCGGGAACCAGCAAAAGGTCGTCCTCTCGAAGTGGTTGCTCACCGACCCGGAAGTACTGATCTTGGACGAACCCACCCGCGGCATTGATGTCGGCGCGAAATACGAAATTTACACCCTCATCAACAGCTTCGTGGACGCCGGAAAGGCAGTCGTGGTCATTTCCTCGGACCTGCTCGAACTGCTCGGCACCTGCGACCGCATCTACGCGCTTTCTGCAGGCCGGATCACCGGGCAGCTGCCCGCGGCTGAAGCATCCGAGGAACGCCTCATGACACTCATGACCAAAGAGAAGGAACTCACAGCATGA